The Neobacillus sp. OS1-2 genome includes a window with the following:
- a CDS encoding PAS domain S-box protein, with product MSGPVEAIKSEKRLLLINYLTENKSRYETMFTYNKDGIFTIDIEGQLVRGNPAFEKISGYAQEEANKLKLQFLFPIDQVNKVFHHFHQAVLGQVQNFDCKMVNKMGEYVDLNITNIPICVNDQIVGVCAVARDITELKRKKEEVRKIEEMQRVLTDNLLDLIISTNLQGEIIYVSPSCEHILGYPAEEVIKQNFLFFVHPDDAEKTFIIRKEALSSHEERRDCYRIRKRDGSFVWMESLCKPIIAPDTLHVLEVVSVFRDISERTRVEEEGKKREETYRDIVEYSPDAVIIAKENEILFFNETGVKLFGATKKQDLLNKKFFDIIHPDYQEIAKQRSKLLMNGEATDFYEYKLIRLDGTTFFAEVKGIPTIFQNQSARHIIIRDCTERKKTQELLLNSEKLSVAGQLAAGIAHEVRNPLTAIKGFLQLMEAQAEGDKPYFEIIQSEMDRIELILSELLVLAKPQELKIETVDLISLLDNVKTLIDTQANMNGVHIERIYQAKNITIKCDKNQLKQVFINILKNAIEAMPKGGVVTIELKKHSFNKVKLLIKDTGSGMPVHILRRLGEPFFTTKEDGTGLGIMISKQIVENHDGSIHFWSDQKGTIIEVILPMARHVEV from the coding sequence ATGAGCGGTCCTGTAGAAGCAATAAAAAGTGAGAAGAGATTGCTTTTAATCAATTATTTAACTGAAAATAAGAGCCGGTATGAAACAATGTTCACGTATAACAAAGATGGCATTTTTACAATAGACATCGAAGGGCAACTGGTGCGGGGGAATCCAGCATTCGAAAAGATTTCAGGATATGCACAAGAAGAAGCGAATAAGTTAAAGCTCCAATTTCTTTTTCCAATTGATCAGGTAAATAAAGTCTTTCATCATTTTCATCAAGCGGTTTTAGGTCAAGTCCAAAATTTTGATTGTAAAATGGTAAATAAAATGGGGGAGTATGTTGACCTGAATATTACGAATATCCCCATTTGCGTAAATGACCAAATAGTGGGGGTCTGTGCAGTTGCAAGAGATATTACGGAATTAAAAAGAAAGAAAGAAGAAGTAAGAAAAATAGAAGAAATGCAGCGTGTATTAACGGACAACCTATTGGATCTTATTATTAGTACGAATTTGCAGGGAGAAATTATTTATGTCTCCCCTTCATGTGAACATATTCTTGGCTACCCGGCTGAAGAAGTAATCAAACAAAATTTCTTATTCTTTGTCCATCCAGATGATGCTGAAAAAACTTTTATCATTCGAAAAGAGGCTCTTAGCAGTCATGAAGAAAGAAGGGATTGCTACCGTATTCGAAAAAGGGATGGAAGTTTTGTTTGGATGGAGTCTCTTTGCAAACCAATTATTGCCCCCGATACCCTTCATGTATTAGAAGTGGTCAGTGTGTTTAGAGATATTTCAGAGCGAACGAGAGTAGAGGAAGAGGGGAAAAAACGGGAGGAGACTTATCGGGATATCGTTGAGTATTCCCCGGATGCTGTCATTATTGCAAAAGAAAATGAGATTCTTTTTTTTAATGAAACAGGTGTAAAATTATTTGGCGCAACAAAGAAACAGGATCTTTTGAATAAAAAGTTTTTTGATATTATTCATCCGGATTATCAAGAGATTGCCAAACAGCGATCCAAGCTTCTTATGAATGGTGAAGCCACCGACTTTTATGAATACAAGCTAATCCGTTTGGATGGAACTACTTTTTTCGCTGAAGTAAAAGGGATTCCAACAATTTTTCAAAATCAATCAGCAAGGCATATTATTATTAGGGATTGTACAGAACGGAAAAAGACACAAGAACTGTTACTAAACTCAGAAAAATTAAGCGTTGCTGGCCAGCTTGCAGCAGGGATTGCTCATGAGGTTCGGAATCCCCTGACGGCAATTAAAGGGTTTCTTCAGTTAATGGAGGCACAGGCAGAGGGTGATAAACCGTACTTTGAAATAATCCAATCAGAGATGGATCGGATCGAGCTGATTTTAAGTGAGTTATTGGTGCTTGCAAAACCGCAAGAGTTAAAGATTGAAACGGTTGATTTAATTTCGCTTCTTGACAATGTAAAAACATTAATTGATACCCAGGCGAATATGAACGGGGTTCATATTGAGAGGATCTATCAGGCGAAGAATATCACGATTAAATGTGATAAAAATCAATTAAAACAAGTTTTTATAAATATCTTGAAAAATGCTATTGAAGCAATGCCAAAAGGCGGCGTCGTCACAATCGAATTGAAAAAACACAGCTTTAATAAGGTAAAGCTGCTTATAAAAGATACTGGCAGCGGTATGCCAGTGCATATCTTAAGACGACTGGGAGAGCCGTTTTTCACTACCAAAGAGGATGGTACCGGACTAGGGATCATGATCTCCAAACAAATCGTTGAAAATCATGATGGCTCGATTCATTTTTGGAGTGATCAAAAAGGAACCATAATTGAAGTGATTTTGCCAATGGCGCGGCATGTGGAGGTATAG
- the gerE gene encoding spore germination transcription factor GerE → MKENDYNHKPLLTKREREVFELLVQDKTTKEIAGELFISEKTVRNHISNAMQKLGVKGRSQAVVELLRMGELEL, encoded by the coding sequence TTGAAGGAGAATGATTATAATCACAAGCCACTACTCACCAAACGTGAAAGAGAAGTATTCGAACTACTAGTACAAGACAAAACAACGAAAGAAATCGCTGGTGAATTATTTATAAGCGAAAAAACAGTTAGGAATCACATTTCAAATGCCATGCAAAAGCTTGGTGTAAAGGGGCGTTCACAAGCAGTTGTAGAGCTCCTTCGTATGGGAGAGCTAGAACTTTAA
- a CDS encoding class D sortase, with product MKSKLPLLIISIGLILLGVGVWQFVDTKVQTKASVKQAKEMIAERQSEPLTKKVENSPPPGMGDTVGLLTIPKIKSELAIVEGTDPDDLEKGVGHYKGSYFPGDQGQIVLSGHRDTVFRKLGELNIGDSLKMEMPYGNFTYEITKTKIVKSDDTSIITLQNQQEELIVTTCYPFRYVGNAPKRYIIYAKRKAS from the coding sequence GTGAAGTCGAAGCTTCCTCTGTTGATTATTTCTATCGGGCTCATTTTATTAGGTGTTGGAGTCTGGCAATTTGTAGATACGAAAGTTCAAACAAAAGCCTCTGTTAAACAAGCAAAGGAAATGATTGCTGAACGGCAGTCAGAACCGCTAACAAAGAAAGTTGAAAACAGCCCGCCTCCAGGTATGGGGGATACTGTAGGTCTCTTAACTATTCCGAAGATTAAGTCTGAGCTGGCAATCGTTGAAGGGACCGATCCGGATGATCTCGAAAAGGGTGTTGGGCACTATAAGGGTTCTTATTTTCCAGGCGATCAAGGGCAAATTGTTTTGTCTGGCCACCGTGACACCGTATTTCGTAAATTAGGTGAACTTAATATTGGGGATTCTTTAAAAATGGAAATGCCCTATGGAAACTTTACCTATGAAATTACGAAAACGAAGATTGTGAAGTCTGACGATACGAGCATTATTACATTACAGAATCAGCAGGAGGAATTAATTGTCACCACTTGCTATCCCTTTCGCTATGTCGGTAATGCTCCAAAACGGTATATTATTTATGCAAAACGTAAAGCATCATAA
- the sdhB gene encoding succinate dehydrogenase iron-sulfur subunit, with protein MSEKKTVKFKIMRQDNTDSAPFEEEFEVDYRPNMNVISALMEIRKNPVNGKGQSTTPIAWDMNCLEEVCGACSMVINGKPRQACSALVDQLEQPIRLEPMRTFPVVRDLQVDRSRMFDSLKKVKAWIPIDGTYDLGPGPRMPENKRQWAYELSKCMTCGVCLEACPNVNSKTNFMGPAVFNQVRLFNAHPTGAMNKAERLNAFMEDGGMQGCGNSQNCVQACPKGIPITTSIAAINRDASMQAFRNFFGSDND; from the coding sequence ATGTCTGAAAAGAAAACAGTGAAATTTAAAATCATGCGTCAAGATAACACAGATTCTGCCCCTTTTGAGGAGGAATTTGAAGTTGATTATCGTCCGAATATGAATGTTATTTCGGCGTTAATGGAAATTCGGAAAAATCCTGTTAATGGGAAAGGGCAATCCACTACCCCAATCGCTTGGGATATGAATTGTCTTGAAGAGGTTTGCGGTGCTTGTTCAATGGTGATTAACGGCAAACCACGTCAAGCATGTTCGGCACTTGTTGATCAATTAGAACAGCCAATCCGTTTAGAACCGATGCGGACGTTCCCGGTTGTCCGTGACCTCCAAGTAGATCGCAGCAGAATGTTTGATTCTTTGAAAAAGGTTAAGGCTTGGATTCCAATTGATGGAACCTACGATTTAGGACCCGGACCGCGTATGCCGGAGAATAAACGCCAATGGGCATATGAGCTGTCTAAATGTATGACGTGTGGTGTCTGTTTAGAAGCGTGTCCTAACGTAAACAGCAAAACCAACTTTATGGGACCTGCTGTCTTTAACCAAGTTCGTTTATTTAATGCCCATCCAACAGGCGCGATGAATAAAGCAGAACGGTTAAATGCCTTCATGGAGGATGGTGGTATGCAAGGTTGTGGTAACTCACAAAACTGTGTGCAGGCTTGTCCGAAAGGGATACCAATTACGACTTCTATTGCAGCTATTAACCGTGATGCCTCTATGCAGGCATTCAGAAACTTCTTTGGCAGCGACAACGACTAA
- the sdhA gene encoding succinate dehydrogenase flavoprotein subunit: protein MSKGKVIVVGGGLAGLMATIKVAETGTPVELFSLVPVKRSHSVCAQGGINGAVNTKGEGDSPWIHFDDTIYGGDFLANQPPVKAMCDAAPFIINLFDRMGVMFNRTPEGLLDFRRFGGTQHHRTAFAGATTGQQLLYALDEQVRRHEVDGLVTKYEGWEFLGTVIDDDGVCRGVVVQNLKTMEIKSFSADAVIMATGGPGIIFGKSTNSVINTGSAASIVYQQGATYANGEMIQIHPTAIPGDDKLRLMSESARGEGGRIWTYKDGKPWYFLEEKYPAYGNLVPRDIATREIFDVCVRQKLGINGENMVFLDLSHKDPHELDVKLGGIIEIYEKFMGDNPRKVPMKIFPAVHYSMGGLWVDYDQMTTIPGLFAAGECDYSQHGANRLGANSLLSAVYGGMVAGPNAVKYVDGLEKTSEAVSSSVFDRHVKEQEEKWNGIMSLNGTENAYVLHKELGEWMTDNVTVVRYNDQLLKTDEKIQELLERYQHININDTSKWSNQGAAFTRQLQNMLQLARVITIGAYNRNESRGAHYKPDFPKRNDEEFLKTTMAKFVDAKTAPEFHYADVDTSLLKPRERDYTKKH, encoded by the coding sequence ATGAGTAAAGGTAAAGTGATTGTAGTCGGCGGCGGCTTAGCTGGCTTAATGGCTACCATCAAAGTTGCAGAAACAGGAACACCGGTAGAGCTATTTTCTCTTGTTCCGGTAAAACGTTCTCACTCTGTTTGTGCCCAAGGTGGTATTAATGGAGCTGTAAATACAAAAGGTGAAGGGGATTCTCCGTGGATTCACTTTGATGATACCATTTATGGTGGAGACTTCTTAGCAAATCAGCCTCCGGTAAAGGCGATGTGTGATGCTGCACCATTTATTATTAATTTATTTGACCGGATGGGAGTTATGTTTAACCGTACTCCTGAAGGATTACTAGACTTCCGTCGCTTTGGCGGTACACAGCATCACCGTACAGCATTTGCTGGTGCTACAACGGGTCAGCAATTGCTTTATGCATTGGACGAGCAGGTTCGTCGTCATGAGGTAGACGGTTTGGTTACAAAGTATGAGGGCTGGGAATTCCTTGGTACCGTTATTGATGATGACGGTGTTTGCCGTGGTGTTGTCGTGCAAAACCTCAAAACAATGGAAATTAAGTCGTTCTCTGCTGATGCTGTCATCATGGCAACAGGCGGTCCTGGGATTATATTTGGTAAGTCAACAAACTCTGTTATTAATACAGGCTCTGCTGCATCAATTGTTTACCAGCAGGGTGCAACTTACGCGAATGGTGAGATGATCCAAATTCATCCTACTGCCATCCCTGGTGATGATAAACTGCGTTTAATGAGTGAATCAGCTCGCGGTGAAGGCGGCCGAATTTGGACGTATAAAGATGGAAAACCATGGTACTTCCTGGAAGAAAAATATCCTGCATACGGAAACCTTGTACCACGTGATATTGCAACACGTGAGATTTTTGATGTGTGCGTACGTCAGAAACTTGGTATTAACGGGGAGAACATGGTATTCCTTGATTTATCTCACAAGGATCCGCATGAATTGGATGTTAAATTAGGTGGTATTATCGAGATTTATGAAAAATTCATGGGCGATAATCCACGTAAGGTTCCAATGAAAATATTCCCAGCTGTTCATTATTCTATGGGCGGACTATGGGTTGATTATGACCAAATGACCACTATTCCTGGTCTCTTTGCCGCTGGTGAGTGTGATTATTCTCAGCATGGTGCCAACAGACTAGGGGCAAACTCATTGCTTTCAGCAGTTTATGGCGGAATGGTCGCTGGACCAAACGCTGTGAAATATGTGGATGGACTTGAGAAGACTTCTGAAGCAGTATCATCTTCTGTGTTTGATCGCCATGTTAAAGAACAGGAAGAAAAATGGAACGGAATTATGTCCCTAAATGGTACGGAAAATGCATATGTCCTTCACAAAGAGCTTGGTGAATGGATGACAGATAACGTAACAGTTGTCCGTTACAACGATCAACTATTAAAAACGGACGAAAAGATTCAAGAACTCTTGGAACGTTACCAACACATTAATATTAATGATACATCTAAATGGAGCAACCAAGGGGCGGCATTCACACGTCAATTACAAAATATGCTGCAATTGGCCCGCGTTATTACTATTGGTGCTTACAATCGGAATGAGAGCCGTGGTGCACATTATAAGCCTGATTTCCCTAAACGGAATGATGAGGAATTCTTAAAGACAACAATGGCTAAATTTGTTGATGCAAAGACTGCCCCTGAATTCCATTATGCGGATGTCGATACATCGTTACTAAAACCACGTGAGCGCGATTATACAAAAAAACATTAA
- a CDS encoding succinate dehydrogenase cytochrome b558 subunit, with the protein MAGNREFVNRRLHSLLGVIPIGLFVVQHLVVNHFVTGGPESFNKAAGFMGNLPFRIVLETVVIYLPILYHAIYGLYIAFTATSNVNKFGTYRNWMYILQRITGVITLIFIAWHVWQTRIAAAFGSEVNFDMMHDILTSPFMFVFYLVGIISAIFHFANGLWSFLVSWGITVSPRSQVISTYVTIGVFVVLAIVAVQTLVAFI; encoded by the coding sequence ATGGCGGGTAATCGAGAATTTGTTAATCGCAGATTGCATTCGCTGCTGGGGGTAATCCCAATTGGATTATTCGTAGTGCAGCATCTTGTAGTCAACCATTTTGTAACAGGAGGACCTGAATCCTTCAATAAGGCTGCAGGTTTTATGGGAAATCTGCCGTTCCGGATTGTGCTGGAAACTGTAGTTATTTATTTACCAATTCTTTATCATGCAATTTATGGACTTTATATTGCTTTTACCGCAACTAGCAATGTCAATAAGTTTGGTACATACAGAAACTGGATGTACATCCTACAACGTATTACTGGTGTTATTACATTGATCTTTATTGCGTGGCATGTATGGCAAACACGGATAGCGGCAGCATTTGGATCAGAGGTTAACTTTGATATGATGCATGATATTCTTACATCACCTTTCATGTTTGTATTCTATTTAGTTGGTATTATTTCAGCCATTTTCCACTTTGCTAATGGCTTATGGTCATTCTTAGTTAGCTGGGGGATCACGGTGTCACCTCGTTCACAAGTCATTTCTACATACGTGACAATTGGTGTTTTTGTGGTTCTAGCAATTGTTGCTGTTCAAACACTGGTTGCTTTTATTTAA
- a CDS encoding YslB family protein, with the protein MKDSTVVDIDVNSPEPRTISIFGYELIREVLLPEILGKDTPEILYWAGKRLARKFPLTDFDQVVEFFANASWGQLELAKETKSEIEIELTSPLIVSRVKSKAEYFFQLEAGFLAQQIELQKEVIAEAFEHPVKKANKVQFTIKWDTKDPIK; encoded by the coding sequence GTGAAAGATAGTACAGTTGTCGATATAGATGTAAATTCACCGGAACCGCGAACCATCTCCATATTCGGATATGAGTTAATCAGAGAAGTCCTTTTACCTGAGATTCTAGGAAAAGACACCCCTGAAATCCTTTATTGGGCAGGTAAACGCCTGGCACGGAAATTTCCTTTAACCGATTTTGATCAAGTCGTTGAGTTTTTCGCTAATGCCTCATGGGGACAGCTTGAATTAGCAAAAGAAACGAAAAGTGAAATCGAAATTGAACTAACAAGCCCACTCATTGTGTCACGAGTGAAATCAAAAGCAGAGTACTTCTTCCAGCTTGAAGCCGGTTTCCTTGCCCAGCAAATTGAGCTTCAAAAAGAAGTCATCGCCGAAGCCTTCGAGCACCCAGTCAAAAAGGCAAACAAAGTCCAATTCACCATCAAATGGGACACAAAAGATCCAATCAAATAA
- a CDS encoding aspartate kinase produces the protein MGLIVQKFGGTSVGSAERILNVAACVKEETERGNNVVVVVSAMGKSTDQLVSMAKEISSQPSKREMDMLLSTGEQVTISLLSMALNQQGLDAVSFTGWQAGIVTEPVHGNARISKINTEAIQTQLSDGKVVIVAGFQGITEDGEITTLGRGGSDTTAVALAAALKADKCDIYTDVTGVFTTDPRYVKAARKLLSVSYDEMLELANLGAGVLHPRAVEFAKNYQVQLEVRSSMEKIEGTVIEGEATMEQNLVVRGVAFEDEITRVTVLGLTNSLTSLSTIFTTLAQNHLNVDIIIQSTTEGGTANLSFSIHTNDLLETLKVLEDNKEVLGYEQLDAENKLAKVSIVGSGMISNPGVAAKMFEVLAANNIQIKMVSTSEIKVSAVVEEKNMLKAVEALHAAFELSK, from the coding sequence ATGGGGCTTATTGTACAAAAATTTGGGGGAACCTCCGTTGGCAGTGCAGAAAGAATTTTGAATGTGGCAGCCTGTGTGAAAGAGGAGACGGAACGAGGCAATAACGTCGTTGTAGTCGTTTCAGCAATGGGGAAATCTACAGATCAACTAGTCAGCATGGCTAAGGAAATATCCTCGCAGCCAAGTAAGCGAGAAATGGATATGTTGTTATCCACTGGGGAGCAGGTGACCATCTCCTTACTTTCGATGGCCTTAAATCAACAAGGACTTGATGCGGTTTCCTTCACAGGCTGGCAAGCGGGTATTGTGACAGAACCTGTTCATGGAAATGCGAGAATCTCGAAAATTAACACGGAGGCCATTCAGACCCAGTTATCAGATGGTAAGGTGGTTATTGTTGCCGGGTTCCAGGGAATCACAGAGGACGGTGAGATTACCACCCTTGGCCGCGGTGGTTCTGATACGACTGCTGTAGCATTAGCTGCTGCGCTTAAAGCAGATAAGTGTGATATTTATACCGATGTAACCGGGGTATTCACCACTGACCCAAGGTATGTTAAAGCGGCACGTAAATTATTATCCGTGTCGTATGATGAGATGCTGGAGCTTGCCAATTTGGGTGCGGGTGTCTTGCATCCAAGAGCTGTAGAGTTTGCAAAGAACTATCAAGTTCAGCTTGAGGTTCGTTCAAGTATGGAGAAAATAGAAGGAACAGTCATAGAGGGGGAAGCAACAATGGAGCAAAATTTAGTCGTACGCGGAGTTGCGTTTGAAGACGAAATTACTAGGGTAACGGTATTGGGGCTTACCAATTCACTAACTAGCCTGTCAACGATATTTACAACATTGGCACAGAATCATCTTAACGTGGACATTATCATTCAAAGTACAACAGAGGGTGGTACGGCGAATTTGTCTTTCTCGATACATACAAATGATTTGTTAGAGACATTGAAGGTATTAGAAGACAATAAAGAAGTGCTAGGCTATGAGCAACTAGATGCAGAAAATAAATTAGCGAAGGTATCCATTGTTGGTTCCGGCATGATCTCCAATCCGGGGGTGGCAGCCAAAATGTTTGAAGTTCTAGCGGCTAATAATATCCAAATTAAAATGGTCAGCACCTCAGAAATAAAAGTATCCGCCGTCGTCGAAGAAAAAAATATGCTTAAAGCAGTAGAAGCACTCCATGCAGCATTCGAACTAAGCAAATAG
- the uvrC gene encoding excinuclease ABC subunit UvrC, whose amino-acid sequence MNEIINQKLTLLPDQPGCYLMKDRQGTIIYVGKAKVLKNRVRSYFTGSHDGKTLRLVNEIEDFEYIVTSSNIEALLLELNLIKKYDPKYNIMLKDDKSYPFIKITAERHPQLVITRKVRKDKGKYFGPYPNVGAAKETKKLLDRMFPLRKCNNFTTGRPCFYYHLGQCIGPCVKEVSEEEYKKVTDDISRFLNGGHKEIKKELTEKMTAAADELDFERAKEYRDKIVHIETIMEKQKITMTDFTDRDVFGYAVDKGWMCVQVFFVRQGKLIERDVSTFPIYNEPEEEILTFLGQFYTKANHFKPKEILIQDEVELTMAEQLLEDVKVLQPQRGQKKDLVKMAIKNAKIALNEKFSLIEKDEERTIKAVENLGELLGIYTPHRIESFDNSNIQGTDPVSAMVVFIDGKATKREYRKYKIKSVKGPDDYESMREVTRRRYSRALKDELPLPDLIIIDGGKGHVETVRDVLENELGLDIPLAGLVKDEKHRTSQLLYGNPLEIVPLARNSQEFYLLQRIQDEVHRFAITFHRQIRGKSAFHSLLDDIPGIGEKRKKQLLKEFGSVKKMKEATVEEFRALGIPANVVEELIKKLQS is encoded by the coding sequence ATGAATGAGATAATTAATCAAAAACTGACACTGCTGCCTGATCAGCCTGGCTGCTACTTAATGAAAGACCGTCAGGGAACGATTATTTATGTAGGGAAAGCAAAAGTTTTAAAGAATCGTGTTCGTTCCTATTTTACCGGATCACATGATGGGAAGACATTAAGGCTCGTTAATGAAATTGAGGACTTTGAATACATTGTTACTTCTTCAAATATAGAAGCACTTTTACTCGAACTAAACCTTATCAAGAAATACGATCCCAAATACAATATCATGCTGAAGGATGATAAAAGCTACCCGTTTATAAAAATTACTGCGGAAAGACACCCACAGCTAGTCATAACGCGAAAAGTACGAAAAGATAAAGGGAAGTATTTTGGCCCCTATCCGAATGTTGGTGCTGCAAAGGAAACGAAGAAATTACTTGACCGCATGTTTCCCCTACGAAAATGCAACAACTTCACCACAGGACGACCATGTTTTTATTATCATTTAGGTCAATGTATCGGCCCCTGCGTTAAAGAGGTTAGTGAAGAAGAATATAAAAAAGTAACAGATGATATTTCTCGATTTTTAAACGGCGGCCATAAAGAAATAAAAAAAGAGCTTACTGAGAAAATGACCGCAGCAGCCGATGAGCTAGATTTTGAACGAGCAAAGGAATACCGCGATAAAATTGTTCATATTGAAACGATTATGGAAAAACAAAAAATTACGATGACTGATTTTACGGACCGTGATGTCTTTGGCTATGCTGTTGACAAAGGCTGGATGTGTGTCCAAGTCTTCTTTGTCCGCCAAGGAAAGCTGATTGAACGGGATGTCTCTACTTTTCCAATCTACAATGAACCGGAGGAAGAAATCTTAACCTTCCTTGGTCAATTCTACACAAAAGCCAATCATTTCAAGCCCAAAGAGATTTTGATTCAGGATGAGGTAGAACTAACAATGGCGGAGCAGCTGCTCGAAGATGTGAAAGTGCTGCAGCCACAGCGCGGACAAAAAAAGGATCTCGTCAAAATGGCCATTAAAAATGCCAAAATTGCTCTAAATGAAAAATTCTCCTTGATTGAAAAAGATGAGGAAAGAACGATAAAGGCAGTAGAAAACCTAGGGGAATTACTGGGGATTTACACTCCGCATCGGATTGAGTCATTTGATAACTCCAACATTCAAGGAACAGACCCCGTTTCTGCAATGGTCGTTTTTATCGATGGCAAGGCAACCAAGCGGGAATACCGCAAGTATAAAATTAAATCAGTAAAAGGTCCCGATGATTATGAATCCATGCGGGAAGTCACAAGAAGAAGGTACTCCAGGGCCTTAAAGGATGAACTGCCACTCCCAGATTTGATTATCATTGATGGTGGAAAAGGACATGTTGAGACCGTAAGAGATGTGCTTGAAAATGAATTGGGGCTGGATATTCCGCTTGCTGGTCTGGTGAAGGATGAAAAACACCGAACATCACAGCTTCTATATGGAAATCCGCTAGAAATTGTCCCTCTCGCAAGGAACAGCCAAGAATTTTATTTATTGCAAAGGATCCAAGATGAGGTTCACCGCTTTGCGATTACCTTTCACCGTCAAATTCGCGGGAAGTCGGCCTTTCATTCATTACTTGATGATATTCCGGGAATTGGTGAAAAGCGGAAAAAACAATTGCTAAAGGAATTCGGCTCGGTTAAGAAAATGAAGGAAGCTACGGTTGAGGAATTTCGAGCCCTGGGAATCCCAGCCAATGTAGTGGAAGAATTAATCAAAAAACTTCAATCGTAA
- the trxA gene encoding thioredoxin, with product MAISHVTDQNFTAETGSGLVLVDFWAPWCGPCKMIAPVLEELDADMGDKVKITKLDVDDNPQTAANFGVMSIPTLLVMKNGEVVDKVVGFQPKEALASVLEKHV from the coding sequence ATGGCTATTTCACACGTAACAGATCAAAATTTTACGGCTGAAACAGGTTCAGGACTTGTCCTTGTAGATTTCTGGGCACCATGGTGCGGACCTTGTAAAATGATTGCACCAGTTCTTGAAGAGCTTGATGCAGACATGGGCGATAAAGTGAAAATTACGAAGCTTGATGTGGATGACAACCCGCAAACAGCTGCAAACTTCGGTGTTATGAGCATTCCAACATTGTTGGTCATGAAAAATGGCGAAGTCGTTGATAAAGTAGTCGGCTTCCAGCCTAAAGAAGCATTAGCAAGTGTATTAGAAAAGCACGTTTAA
- a CDS encoding electron transfer flavoprotein subunit alpha/FixB family protein produces the protein MSRKVLVLGEVRDGSLRNVSFEAIAAAKTVAEGGDVVGVLVGQAVSALGAELVQNGADRVIIVEDEKLNQYTSDGYAQALLAVIEQEKPEGLVFGHTALGKDLAPRIAGKLSSGLISDATAVEAAGGNIVFTRPIYSGKAFEKKIVTSGLIFATVRPNNIAPLEKDESRTGEVSSLSVDIKDLRAIIKEVVRKASEGVDLSEAKVVISGGRGVKSAQGFEPLKELAQVLGGAVGASRGACDADYCDYSLQIGQTGKVVTPDLYIACGISGAIQHLAGMSNSKVIVAINKDPEANIFKVADYGIVGDLFEVVPLLTEEFKKLKVHS, from the coding sequence ATGTCAAGAAAAGTATTGGTATTAGGAGAAGTTCGTGACGGATCATTACGTAATGTTTCTTTCGAAGCAATTGCTGCCGCAAAAACGGTTGCTGAGGGCGGAGATGTTGTTGGTGTCTTAGTTGGCCAAGCTGTAAGCGCTTTAGGAGCGGAACTAGTCCAAAATGGTGCAGACCGCGTTATCATTGTAGAAGATGAGAAATTAAATCAATATACATCTGATGGGTATGCCCAAGCATTACTTGCAGTTATTGAGCAGGAAAAACCGGAAGGACTTGTTTTCGGTCATACAGCACTTGGAAAAGATTTGGCACCAAGAATTGCTGGGAAACTTTCATCGGGTCTCATTTCTGACGCAACTGCAGTTGAAGCAGCCGGCGGAAATATCGTGTTTACACGGCCAATTTATTCTGGAAAAGCATTTGAAAAGAAAATTGTAACCAGCGGATTGATTTTTGCAACGGTTCGCCCAAATAACATTGCTCCTTTAGAAAAGGATGAAAGCAGAACTGGAGAGGTTTCTTCCCTATCTGTTGATATTAAAGACCTTCGTGCCATTATTAAAGAAGTAGTAAGAAAAGCAAGCGAGGGTGTTGATTTAAGTGAAGCAAAAGTGGTTATTTCCGGAGGCCGCGGCGTTAAGAGTGCGCAAGGGTTCGAACCATTGAAAGAATTAGCTCAGGTATTAGGTGGAGCTGTTGGTGCTTCCCGTGGTGCGTGTGATGCCGACTATTGTGATTACTCCTTACAAATTGGCCAAACTGGTAAAGTTGTAACGCCTGACTTATATATTGCCTGTGGAATTTCCGGCGCTATCCAGCATTTAGCGGGCATGTCAAACTCCAAGGTGATTGTTGCGATCAACAAAGATCCTGAAGCAAACATCTTTAAAGTAGCAGACTACGGAATCGTTGGTGACCTTTTCGAAGTTGTGCCATTATTAACAGAAGAGTTTAAAAAGCTTAAGGTTCATTCATAA